From the Quercus lobata isolate SW786 chromosome 6, ValleyOak3.0 Primary Assembly, whole genome shotgun sequence genome, one window contains:
- the LOC115950252 gene encoding uncharacterized protein LOC115950252, translating into MSVARLPVEADDRESKRAKGMASPILGFLDEDKIETIQPHDDTLVVILRIGGYDVKRVLVDQGSAVEVMYPDLYKGLKLRPEHLTAYDSLLVSFEGKTVTPKGQIRLPIQTGSDIVEVDFIVVDSYSPYTAIVARPWLHALRAVSSTLHQKVKYPLEGQVKEVIGDQAMARQCMVSAISRRPSTEPSTSVENGL; encoded by the coding sequence ATGTCGGTGGCCCGACTCCCCGTTGAAGCTGACGACCGTGAGTCTAAGAGGGCTAAAGGGATGGCCTCGCCCATACTCGGATTCTTGGATGAGGATAAAATTGAAACcatccaaccccacgacgataCTCTAGTAGTCATACTCAGGATTGGGGGATATGACGTGAAGAGGGTGCTAGTTGATCAGGGTAGTGCCGTGGAGGTAATGTACCCCGacttgtacaaggggctgaaaTTGAGACCAGAACACCTGACAGCATACGACTCCCTTTTGGTAAGTTTTGAAGGGAAAACTGTTACTCCGAAAGGCCAAATTAGGTTGCCTATACAAACAGGCTCAGACATAGTGGAAGTGGACTTTATAGTGGTGGACTCATATTCGCCCTACACCGCCATAGTAGCCAGACCGTGGCTTCATGCCCTAAGAGCTGTATCCTCAACCTTacaccaaaaggtgaagtacCCGTTGGAGGGTCAGGTCAAAGAAGTGATAGGGGACCAAGCCATGGCccggcaatgcatggtgtccgCCATCTCGCGACGACCGAGTACCGAGCCCTCTACTTCTGTCGAGAatggcttatag
- the LOC115950708 gene encoding 1-aminocyclopropane-1-carboxylate synthase CMA101, translating to MRHLSTKATCNSHGQDSSYFLGWEEYEKNSYDKVQNPKGIIQMGLAENQLSFDLLESWLEKNPEPAGFKRDGKSIFRELALFQDYHGLPAFKKALVEFMAEIRGNRVSFDPNHMVLTAGATSANETLMFCLAEPGEAFLLPTPYYPGFDRDLKWRTGVEIVPIHCTSSNDFQITETALEAAYYEAQQCNLRVKGVLVTNPSNPLGTTLSRSELNLLISFITTKGIHLISDEIYSGTVFSSPGFVSVMEVLKDRNCDKSEVWDRVHIVYSLSKDLGLPGFRVGAIYSNDDMVVAAATKMSSFGLVSSQTQYLLSALLSDKKFTKNYISENQKRLKNRQNMLVMGLKRAGISCLKSNAGLFCWVNMRHLLRSDTFEAEMELWKKIVYDVRLNISPGSSCHCTEPGWFRVCFANMTEETLDLAIKRLKDFVVEHTANGHSKSNNSSKKSKRKLLPKWVLRLRDRDHEPDER from the exons ATGAGGCATCTGTCTACAAAAGCTACGTGCAACTCTCACGGCCAAGATTCATCATACTTCCTAGGATGGGAGGAGTATGAGAAGAATTCCTATGATAAGGTTCAGAACCCAAAAGGGATCATTCAAATGGGTCTTGCCGAGAATCAG CTCTCATTTGACCTTCTTGAATCGTGGCTTGAGAAGAACCCTGAGCCAGCTGGGTTCAAGAGAGATGGAAAATCCATATTCAGAGAGTTAGCTCTTTTCCAAGATTATCATGGCCTCCCAGCTTTCAAGAAG GCCTTGGTAGAATTCATGGCAGAAATCAGAGGAAACAGAGTTAGCTTTGATCCCAACCACATGGTTCTCACTGCTGGCGCAACTTCTGCTAATGAGACTCTCATGTTTTGCCTAGCTGAACCCGGCGAAGCCTTTCTCCTTCCAACTCCATACTACCCTGG ATTTGATAGAGATCTTAAGTGGAGAACAGGAGTTGAGATTGTACCGATACACTGTACTAGCTCCAATGACTTCCAGATTACTGAAACCGCTCTAGAAGCAGCCTACTATGAAGCACAACAGTGTAATCTAAGAGTCAAAGGTGTCTTGGTTACCAACCCATCAAATCCATTAGGCACCACATTGAGTCGAAGTGAACTGAACCTCCTCATTAGCTTTATTACCACCAAAGGCATCCATCTTATTAGCGATGAAATTTATTCCGGCACCGTTTTTAGCTCGCCAGGCTTTGTTAGTGTCATGGAAGTTTTAAAGGACAGAAACTGTGACAAATCCGAAGTTTGGGACCGAGTTCACATTGTTTATAGTCTTTCAAAGGACCTGGGTCTACCTGGTTTTCGCGTTGGAGCAATCTACTCCAACGATGACATGGTTGTGGCTGCCGCAACCAAAATGTCTAGCTTTGGCCTAGTGTCCTCTCAAACTCAATACCTTCTTTCCGCATTGCTTTCCGACAAAAAATTCACAAAGAACTACATCTCCGAGAACCAAAAAAGACTTAAAAACCGGCAAAACATGCTTGTTATGGGCCTTAAGAGAGCTGGTATTAGCTGCCTCAAGAGCAATGCAGGTCTATTTTGTTGGGTCAACATGAGGCACCTTTTGCGATCAGACACTTTTGAAGCAGAAATGGAGCTTTGGAAGAAAATTGTTTACGACGTGAGGCTAAATATCTCTCCTGGCTCATCCTGTCACTGCACTGAACCAGGTTGGTTCCGTGTGTGCTTTGCTAACATGACCGAAGAGACTTTGGACCTCGCTATTAAACGACTCAAAGACTTTGTGGTGGAGCACACAGCCAATGGCCACAGTAAAAGCAATAACTcctccaagaaatcaaagagaaagTTACTCCCTAAGTGGGTTTTACGGCTACGTGATCGTGATCACGAGCCCGATGAACGATAG